The Pseudomonas sp. SCA2728.1_7 DNA segment CATTTTGTGCGGGTGCTTGCGCGCGTAGTTTTTAACCGACAGCGGTGCGCGACGGTCAGAGTTGCCTTCACGCAGAACCGGGTTCACGGCGCTGCCCTTGACCTTGTCGTAACGCGCCTTGGCGTCTTTGTCGGCGTCGCTGGTCACGGTTTCCGGGTAGTCCGGCAGGTTGTAACCCTGAGCTTGCAGCTCTTTGATCGCGGCTTGCAGCTGTGGCACCGAAGCGCTGATGTTCGGCAGCTTGATGATGTTGGCTTCAGGCGTAACGGCCAGGTCGCCCAGTTCGGCGAGGTGGTCGGCTACGGCTTTGTCGCCCAGTTGCTCGGGGAAGCTGGCCAGAATGCGCGCTGCAAGAGAGATATCGCGGGTTTCCACGGCGATATCGGCCGAGGCGGTGTAAGCCTCGATGATCGGCAGCAGGGAATAGGTGGCGAGGGCTGGGGCTTCGTCGGTGAAGGTATAGATGATCTTCGAGCGGGTGGGCATATTCGGATTAACTCTCTCTTCTTTGCTAAAGCGTGCGCAGAAACTCGAGGGGCGCCGGGTAAGCGCGTTCGTTCAAAGTCATCCATGAACCGAATGTCGAGATTCTTCGCGGTGATGTTGGGTGCATCAGTAGAGCGTCAAGCAGTCGGACTGCGGTAACAACCCGACCAATCAGGCGGAAAGTCTCGTGCTAGAGAGGCCAGCCGTCGTGACCCTGTGGTCAGCGGGCGGCATTATACATAGGTAGCTGGCAATCTGCCGATGGTTCATATGCAACGATTCTCGTCCATTGGTCTAAAGGTCGCAGGGCGGGGTGGGGCGTAGAGTCGTCGCGAATGCTTGAGTTTGGCGCTTTTCCCTTTGCTTTCAGGCTTGTACGAAACGAGATGTGGCCGCGCCACGAACAGAGGGTTTGCGTGTTGATTTAACTGGGTTACGCTCGAACCAAGCCAGATGTTCAATCCAAACAATGGAGTTCAGCATGGGTTACAAGAAGATTCAGGTTCCAGCCGTCGGCGACAAAATCTCCGTCAATGCAGACCATTCTCTCAATGTTCCTGATAACCCGATCATCCCCTTCATCGAAGGTGACGGCATTGGTGTCGACATCAGTCCGGTGATGATCAAGGTTGTCGATGCTGCAGTTCAAAAGGCATACGGCGGTAAGCGCAAGATTTCCTGGATGGAAGTCTACGCCGGGGAAAAAGCCACTCAGGTTTACGATCAGGACACCTGGCTGCCTCAGGAAACCCTCGATGCAGTCAAGGATTACGTGGTTTCCATCAAAGGCCCGCTGACCACGCCGGTCGGTGGCGGCATCCGTTCGCTGAACGTGGCCCTGCGTCAGCAACTCGACCTGTATGTCTGCCTGCGCCCGGTGCGCTGGTTTGAAGGCGTGCCAAGCCCGGTGAAAAAGCCTGGCGACGTCGACATGACCATCTTCCGTGAGAACTCCGAAGACATCTATGCCGGCATTGAGTGGAAGGCCGGTTCGCCGGAAGCCACCAAGGTCATCAAATTCCTTAAAGAAGAAATGGGCGTCACCAAGATCCGTTTCGATGAAAACTGCGGCATTGGCGTCAAGCCGGTTTCGCTGGAAGGCACCAAGCGTCTGGCGCGCAAGGCTCTGCAATATGTGGTCGATAACGACCGCGATTCGCTGACCATCGTGCACAAAGGCAACATCATGAAGTTCACCGAAGGTGCCTTCAAAGAGTGGGCCTACGAAGTGGCCGCTGAAGAATTCGGCGCGACCCTGCTCGATGGCGGTCCGTGGATGCAGTTCAAAAACCCGAAAACCGGCAAGAACGTAGTGGTCAAAGATGCCATCGCCGACGCCATGCTCCAGCAGATCCTCCTGCGCCCGGCCGAATACGATGTGATTGCGACCCTGAACCTGAACGGCGACTACCTCTCCGATGCCCTGGCGGCGGAAGTGGGCGGTATCGGTATCGCGCCGGGTGCGAACCTGTCCGACACCGTGGCGATGTTCGAAGCGACCCACGGTACTGCGCCGAAGTATGCCGGCAAGGATCAGGTCAACCCTGGCTCGCTGATTCTCTCGGCCGAGATGATGCTGCGGCACATGGGCTGGACCGAAGCGGCGGATCTGATCATCAAGGGCACCAACGGCGCTATTTCGGCCAAGACGGTGACTTATGACTTCGAACGTCTGATGGAGGGGGCCAAGCTGGTTTCGTCTTCGGGCTTCGGGGATGCGTTGATTTCGCATATGTAAAACGCGGGCACATAAAAACCGCCTGACTCGATGAATTGAGTCAGGCGGTTTTTTTATGGCCGGGTGTCTTGGACGAGGTTGCTCAGCTCACGACTGCAACGTGGTTGATGCCACTGGTTGCGGCGGCAGCGGCTCCTGCTGCGCCCACAGCTTCATCCACTGTGTTTTTGTCCTGAATCGCGATTGCGTGCAGGCCTTTGGGGCCTTGAAGGAGTTCGAAGTACACCTCTTGGCCTGCCTTCAGGGTTTTATAGCCTTCCATCTGGATAGCCGAGTAGTGGGCAAACAGGTCTTCTGTCTGGCCGTTCTCGATAATGAATCCAAAACCCTTGGCATTGTTGAACCATTTCACCTTGCCGACAGCCATGCTCAAATCCCTCTGCAACAGACTCCATCGCTGGAGTATCATCCAATTCATCCGCAATCTAATCCGTTAAAAGGATTGACTCCGCGGATCTTTTTTACCCACTGTGGGCTCTATTGGTTGTAACACCGTTTTCCCGATAGTCAAGGTGACCGGGCAGTCGGAGTTGAAAACGTGGACAACCGCCCCCACCACTGTATTTGCACAACTGACGAACCTTTCTTTCCATGCATGCAATCAGCCAGATTCGACTAACATTCAATCAGGATCGCCCGCTTCTCCAAAAGGATCTTCCACAGGAGCACGACGACGATTCGGCAGGCGTTGCTGTTCAGGAAGCAAAGCCTGCGTTACAGGCGCCGCCGATGTACAAGGTGGTTTTGTTTAATGATGACTACACACCGATGGATTTCGTCGTCGAAGTGCTCGAGGTGTTTTTTAACCTGAATCGCGAGCTGGCGACCAAGGTCATGCTGGCCGTCCACACAGAAGGACGGGCAGTATGTGGAGTGTTTACCCGCGACATCGCCGAGACAAAGGCCAT contains these protein-coding regions:
- the icd gene encoding NADP-dependent isocitrate dehydrogenase — its product is MGYKKIQVPAVGDKISVNADHSLNVPDNPIIPFIEGDGIGVDISPVMIKVVDAAVQKAYGGKRKISWMEVYAGEKATQVYDQDTWLPQETLDAVKDYVVSIKGPLTTPVGGGIRSLNVALRQQLDLYVCLRPVRWFEGVPSPVKKPGDVDMTIFRENSEDIYAGIEWKAGSPEATKVIKFLKEEMGVTKIRFDENCGIGVKPVSLEGTKRLARKALQYVVDNDRDSLTIVHKGNIMKFTEGAFKEWAYEVAAEEFGATLLDGGPWMQFKNPKTGKNVVVKDAIADAMLQQILLRPAEYDVIATLNLNGDYLSDALAAEVGGIGIAPGANLSDTVAMFEATHGTAPKYAGKDQVNPGSLILSAEMMLRHMGWTEAADLIIKGTNGAISAKTVTYDFERLMEGAKLVSSSGFGDALISHM
- the cspD gene encoding cold shock domain-containing protein CspD, yielding MAVGKVKWFNNAKGFGFIIENGQTEDLFAHYSAIQMEGYKTLKAGQEVYFELLQGPKGLHAIAIQDKNTVDEAVGAAGAAAAATSGINHVAVVS
- the clpS gene encoding ATP-dependent Clp protease adapter ClpS, whose protein sequence is MHAISQIRLTFNQDRPLLQKDLPQEHDDDSAGVAVQEAKPALQAPPMYKVVLFNDDYTPMDFVVEVLEVFFNLNRELATKVMLAVHTEGRAVCGVFTRDIAETKAMQVNQYARESQHPLLCEIEKDG